In Hymenobacter gelipurpurascens, one DNA window encodes the following:
- a CDS encoding nucleoside deaminase produces the protein MDEFMQAAIDEARQGRQEGGIPIGSVLMRDGKIVARGRNKRVQEDNPIKHGEMDALYNAGRQRTYRDTVLYTTLMPCYMCAGTIVQFKIPKVVVGEDRTFGESRAFLESHGVEVEILDLDECVQMMADFIRDEPTLWNEDIMEL, from the coding sequence ATGGACGAATTTATGCAGGCCGCTATTGATGAGGCGCGCCAGGGCCGCCAGGAAGGCGGCATTCCAATCGGCTCGGTACTCATGCGCGACGGTAAGATTGTAGCCCGCGGCCGCAACAAGCGCGTGCAGGAAGACAACCCCATTAAGCACGGCGAAATGGACGCCCTCTACAATGCCGGCCGCCAGCGCACCTACCGCGACACGGTGCTCTATACCACGCTCATGCCCTGCTACATGTGCGCCGGCACCATCGTGCAGTTCAAAATCCCGAAAGTGGTAGTAGGCGAAGACCGCACATTTGGCGAGTCCCGAGCCTTTCTTGAAAGCCACGGCGTGGAGGTAGAAATCCTGGACCTCGACGAGTGCGTGCAGATGATGGCGGACTTTATCCGCGACGAGCCTACGCTCTGGAACGAAGATATTATGGAGCTGTAA
- a CDS encoding PD-(D/E)XK nuclease family protein, with amino-acid sequence MIASPVASPTPPAASATLPAATPFLTRMARELVARYGPTDELSDLVVVVPTRRAVVYLQNELSLAAEAGQAVWSPRIAAMEDYMVELAGVQVEEPIALQLLLFEILREIDPKLDFDQFVGWSGLLLQDFSSLDQNLASPKKIFEYLSEAKALERWELSNEPAPQSTTAAYFRFWDDLEKVYRRLRRQMERTHLAYPGLAYRLAVNKVQTRLEADETLPQHVFIGLGSLSKAEEKLIRLLRKARRAEVHFDGDTFYLEPGTPNRAGQHLRRYQDIFELPNENLGGPADLLRGLPRDIRFVGVANASMQGKVAGQLLAESRRQNPSAKVAVVLPDETLLLPVLHGLPLDAVPEYNVTMGLSFQSTPLFNLVDLLFEVHLTGVREGSPETGYGIPRYHHLAVSKLLQHPFLRRYQQWLDKQPEENFHGLLDKVCRTIVKRHAVLLTAEELQTWGQGHPLIRALFKTWNNCDDIIAACYTLIDLLKKAYQDQHSAIEAEYLYLFFTLVKRLDSVFDCREQRLSVRSFRRFLYEQMKNTRLPFSGEPIADVQVMGLLETRALDFDHIIILSCNENVLPAPKRHSSLFPYDVLTTFQLPTYADHEAATAHQFWRLLQRARQVDLLHILPGAEGTRTGERSRFLLQIENDLLPQSPGLRLHDLTVTSLAEEPHKPLASLPETSSAHELTVEREREAPGDIVLEKDAGMLLALRAVLVKGLSPTALNQYLNCSLQFYFQRVARFRENDEVEEVLGPDGFGTVVHEALEELMQPFQQRKQPITTADIPGLVKLAPIMIAKALRKEEEGRHARADEGLNHVLGQVASQLVRRYLEGLLEQPDGLPLQVQSLEEALQATIYVPLPSGEKLPVSLVGFADRVDQLPDGRLRVVDYKTGLVQAYDLRLLKRGEGPTDAVERLITDATPSADKVRQLWLYRLMLAHGGRPAADAAIISLRNLSAGPMSADMSFLTEGGQDFVQHSEQLLGRIINRILDPQEPIRKTDDLDKCQYCAYRSICAR; translated from the coding sequence ATGATTGCCTCCCCAGTTGCCTCTCCCACGCCTCCCGCTGCTTCTGCCACGCTCCCCGCCGCTACGCCCTTTCTGACGCGGATGGCGCGGGAGCTGGTGGCGCGCTACGGCCCCACCGATGAACTCTCGGATCTGGTAGTGGTAGTGCCCACGCGGCGGGCAGTGGTGTATCTGCAGAACGAGCTGAGCTTGGCCGCGGAGGCTGGGCAGGCGGTTTGGAGCCCGCGCATTGCGGCCATGGAAGACTACATGGTGGAGCTAGCCGGCGTGCAGGTGGAGGAGCCCATTGCCTTGCAGCTGCTGCTGTTCGAGATTCTGCGCGAAATCGACCCGAAGCTGGATTTCGACCAGTTTGTGGGGTGGTCGGGGTTGCTGCTCCAGGACTTTTCCAGCCTCGATCAGAACCTGGCCTCCCCGAAGAAAATCTTTGAGTACCTCTCGGAGGCTAAGGCCCTGGAGCGCTGGGAGCTGAGCAACGAGCCGGCTCCGCAGAGCACTACGGCGGCTTATTTCCGCTTCTGGGACGACTTGGAGAAGGTATACCGCCGCCTGCGCCGCCAGATGGAGCGCACCCACCTGGCCTACCCTGGCCTAGCGTATCGACTGGCGGTAAACAAGGTCCAGACGCGGCTGGAAGCCGACGAAACACTGCCCCAGCACGTCTTTATAGGCCTAGGCTCCCTCTCGAAGGCAGAGGAAAAGCTGATTCGGCTGCTGCGGAAGGCGCGCCGGGCCGAGGTGCATTTTGATGGCGACACCTTCTATTTGGAGCCCGGTACGCCCAACCGCGCCGGCCAGCACCTGCGCCGCTACCAGGATATTTTTGAGCTGCCGAATGAAAACCTGGGCGGCCCCGCCGACTTGCTGCGGGGTCTGCCGCGCGATATTCGGTTTGTGGGCGTGGCCAATGCCTCCATGCAAGGCAAAGTGGCGGGCCAGCTACTGGCCGAATCGAGGCGCCAGAACCCCAGCGCCAAGGTGGCGGTAGTGCTTCCCGACGAAACACTGCTGCTGCCCGTACTCCACGGCCTCCCGCTGGACGCCGTGCCGGAGTACAACGTAACCATGGGTCTAAGCTTCCAGAGCACTCCCCTGTTTAACTTGGTAGATCTGCTGTTTGAAGTGCACCTGACGGGCGTAAGGGAAGGCTCGCCGGAAACCGGTTACGGCATTCCGCGCTATCACCACTTGGCTGTAAGCAAGCTGCTGCAGCACCCGTTTTTGCGGCGCTACCAGCAGTGGCTCGATAAGCAGCCCGAAGAGAACTTCCACGGCCTGCTGGACAAAGTGTGCCGCACCATTGTGAAGCGTCACGCCGTGCTGCTCACCGCCGAAGAGCTGCAGACCTGGGGGCAGGGCCACCCGCTGATTCGGGCGCTGTTCAAGACGTGGAACAACTGCGACGACATCATTGCGGCCTGCTACACGCTCATCGACCTGCTCAAAAAGGCGTATCAGGATCAGCACTCTGCCATTGAGGCGGAGTACCTATACTTATTTTTCACGCTCGTGAAGCGGCTTGATTCGGTGTTTGACTGCCGAGAGCAGCGACTGTCGGTGCGCTCGTTCCGGCGGTTTCTCTATGAGCAGATGAAGAACACGCGCCTGCCGTTCAGCGGGGAGCCCATTGCCGATGTGCAGGTGATGGGTTTGCTCGAAACCCGCGCCCTCGACTTCGACCACATCATCATTCTGAGCTGCAACGAGAACGTACTGCCGGCCCCCAAGCGCCACAGCTCCCTGTTCCCGTACGATGTACTAACCACCTTCCAGCTACCCACCTACGCCGACCACGAAGCCGCCACGGCTCACCAGTTCTGGCGCCTGCTCCAGCGCGCCCGGCAGGTAGATTTGCTCCACATTCTGCCCGGCGCCGAGGGTACACGCACCGGCGAGCGAAGCCGCTTCCTGCTGCAAATTGAAAACGACCTGCTGCCCCAAAGCCCTGGCCTACGCCTGCACGACCTGACCGTGACTTCTCTCGCCGAGGAGCCTCACAAGCCCTTGGCGTCTCTGCCCGAAACATCTTCGGCCCATGAGCTAACGGTGGAGCGCGAAAGAGAAGCTCCCGGCGACATTGTGCTAGAAAAAGATGCCGGCATGCTGCTGGCTCTTCGCGCAGTGCTGGTGAAAGGCCTCTCGCCCACGGCTCTAAACCAATACCTGAACTGCTCCCTGCAGTTCTATTTCCAGCGAGTAGCCCGCTTCCGCGAAAACGACGAAGTGGAGGAAGTCCTGGGTCCCGATGGCTTCGGGACGGTGGTGCACGAGGCGCTGGAGGAACTGATGCAGCCCTTTCAGCAGCGCAAGCAGCCCATTACCACCGCTGATATTCCAGGCCTCGTGAAGCTCGCTCCCATCATGATTGCCAAGGCGTTGCGCAAGGAGGAGGAAGGCCGCCACGCCCGCGCCGACGAAGGCCTTAACCACGTACTAGGCCAGGTAGCTTCGCAGCTGGTGCGCCGCTACCTCGAGGGTTTGCTGGAACAGCCCGATGGCTTACCGCTCCAGGTGCAGAGCCTGGAAGAAGCGCTGCAGGCCACCATTTATGTGCCGCTTCCTTCCGGCGAGAAGTTGCCCGTGAGCCTGGTAGGGTTTGCTGACCGCGTGGATCAGCTGCCCGATGGCCGCCTGCGCGTGGTAGACTACAAAACCGGCCTCGTACAGGCCTACGACCTGCGCCTGCTCAAGCGCGGCGAAGGCCCCACCGATGCCGTGGAGCGCCTCATCACGGATGCCACACCCAGCGCCGATAAGGTCCGGCAACTCTGGCTCTACCGCCTGATGCTGGCCCACGGCGGGCGCCCCGCCGCGGATGCCGCTATCATTTCCCTGCGCAACCTAAGCGCCGGCCCTATGTCGGCGGATATGAGCTTTCTGACGGAAGGCGGCCAGGACTTTGTGCAGCACAGCGAGCAGCTGCTCGGCCGAATAATAAACCGCATCCTCGACCCGCAGGAACCCATCCGCAAAACCGACGACTTGGATAAGTGCCAGTATTGTGCGTATCGTAGCATTTGCGCCCGCTAG
- a CDS encoding GldL-related protein, translating to MKTKYFLLFFLLWLSLSVMGALFKIMHWQGADELLMSGMAGSVLGALGLFVKLLFHPRVKDFLNH from the coding sequence ATGAAAACCAAGTATTTTCTACTCTTCTTCTTATTGTGGCTGAGCCTCAGTGTCATGGGAGCGTTGTTCAAAATCATGCATTGGCAAGGGGCCGACGAACTGCTGATGAGTGGAATGGCCGGGTCGGTGCTGGGCGCGTTGGGCTTATTTGTAAAGCTCCTCTTCCATCCCAGGGTGAAAGACTTTCTCAACCACTAG
- a CDS encoding vitamin K epoxide reductase family protein, whose amino-acid sequence MDPTQLSLELRYGQSADLNRRRWIIGLSLLGVAAGQIVSLYQTGIIHHLPDPPVGPFDSDKVDASDYGYKRLDTPDALPMIVTYGLTACLAGAGGLHRASKQPAIPVAMGLKTLFDTFTTIRLGQEEWQENKALCFYCQVASVASVASLALAMPEALKGLRKLLGKR is encoded by the coding sequence ATGGATCCTACTCAGCTTAGCCTTGAACTTCGTTACGGTCAGAGTGCTGACCTCAACCGCCGCCGCTGGATTATTGGCCTGTCGTTGCTGGGCGTAGCCGCCGGCCAGATCGTGAGCCTGTACCAGACCGGCATCATCCATCACCTGCCCGACCCGCCAGTTGGCCCTTTCGATTCAGATAAGGTAGATGCCTCCGACTACGGCTACAAGCGCCTGGATACTCCCGACGCCCTGCCCATGATTGTGACCTATGGCCTGACCGCCTGCCTGGCCGGAGCCGGTGGCCTACACCGCGCCAGCAAGCAACCCGCTATTCCGGTGGCTATGGGCCTCAAAACCCTCTTCGATACCTTCACGACAATCAGGCTAGGCCAGGAGGAGTGGCAGGAAAACAAGGCCCTGTGCTTCTACTGCCAGGTGGCGTCGGTGGCCTCAGTCGCCTCGTTGGCCTTGGCCATGCCCGAGGCGCTGAAGGGGCTGCGGAAGCTATTGGGTAAGCGGTAA
- a CDS encoding TCR/Tet family MFS transporter, translated as MAAPRKAALGFIFLTLLLDVIGIGIILPVVPRLIQHLTGGTVSDAARYGGWLVFAFAVMQFLFSPVLGNLSDRFGRRPVLLLSLLGFGFDYILVAFAPSLAWLFVGRLIAGVMGASFTTASAYIADISTPETRAQNFGMIGAAFGLGFIIGPLLGGVLGKHGTQLPFLVAAGLTFLNVLYGYFVMPESLPAEKRRPFEWSRANPIGSLKLLKRFPVIMGLVASLLFIYVAAHATQSAWTYYVMEKFKWDEAWVGYSLCAIGLLVALVQGVLIRRINPALGQKRSVYLGMLLYAVGFVLFAFATKGWMMFAFLVPYCLGGIAGPALQGIISGQVPANQQGELQGALTSLMSLTSIVGPPLMTNLFAYYTSPKAPMYFPGAPFLLGAVLILISLGLAVRSLSSYVAPVGAEGEAEPVVSAGH; from the coding sequence ATGGCAGCTCCTCGCAAGGCCGCGCTTGGCTTCATCTTCCTGACGCTGCTGCTTGATGTTATCGGCATCGGCATTATCCTTCCGGTAGTACCTCGGCTTATTCAACACCTCACGGGCGGCACCGTGAGCGACGCAGCGCGCTACGGTGGGTGGCTGGTGTTTGCGTTTGCGGTGATGCAGTTTCTGTTTTCACCAGTGCTGGGCAACCTTTCCGACCGGTTTGGCCGGCGGCCGGTGTTGCTGCTCTCCCTGCTTGGTTTCGGGTTTGATTATATTCTGGTAGCCTTTGCCCCTAGCCTCGCCTGGCTGTTTGTAGGCCGCCTGATTGCGGGCGTGATGGGTGCCAGCTTCACCACGGCCTCAGCCTATATCGCGGACATTTCGACCCCAGAAACCCGTGCTCAAAACTTCGGAATGATTGGCGCCGCCTTCGGGCTAGGCTTCATCATCGGGCCACTGCTGGGTGGCGTGCTGGGCAAGCACGGAACGCAGCTGCCGTTTCTGGTGGCAGCTGGCCTTACGTTCCTGAATGTACTGTATGGTTATTTCGTGATGCCGGAATCATTGCCTGCAGAGAAGCGCCGCCCCTTCGAGTGGAGCCGCGCCAACCCTATCGGCTCGCTAAAGCTGCTGAAGCGCTTCCCCGTAATTATGGGTCTGGTGGCTTCCCTGCTGTTCATCTACGTAGCCGCCCACGCCACCCAATCGGCCTGGACGTACTACGTGATGGAGAAGTTTAAGTGGGACGAGGCGTGGGTGGGCTACTCGCTGTGTGCCATTGGGTTGCTGGTGGCGCTGGTGCAAGGCGTACTCATCCGGCGCATTAATCCGGCGCTAGGCCAGAAGCGCTCCGTGTACCTAGGCATGCTGCTGTACGCGGTGGGTTTCGTGCTGTTTGCCTTCGCCACTAAAGGTTGGATGATGTTTGCGTTCCTGGTTCCCTACTGCCTGGGCGGCATTGCGGGGCCGGCGCTACAGGGCATCATTTCGGGGCAGGTGCCCGCCAACCAGCAAGGCGAGTTGCAGGGCGCCCTCACCAGCCTAATGAGCCTCACTTCCATCGTCGGCCCACCGCTGATGACGAACCTGTTTGCTTACTATACCAGCCCTAAAGCGCCTATGTATTTCCCTGGCGCGCCTTTCCTGCTGGGAGCAGTGCTTATTCTGATCAGTCTGGGTCTAGCGGTTCGTTCGTTGTCAAGCTATGTTGCCCCGGTTGGTGCTGAGGGGGAAGCCGAGCCAGTCGTTAGCGCGGGGCACTAA